Genomic DNA from Perca flavescens isolate YP-PL-M2 chromosome 23, PFLA_1.0, whole genome shotgun sequence:
tatactttgtgtgtgtctgcgtgtgcatgtgtagaCTCAGGatatactttgtgtgtgtgtgtgtgtgtgtgtgtgtgtgtgtggaggatattctgtgtgtgtgtctccgtgtgcgtgtgcgtgtgcggaACCAGGACATACTTTGTGTAGAGGAggatattctgtgtgtgtgtgtttggagaatatactttgtgtgtgtgtgcgcaagtgTGGACCCAGGATATACCTTTTGTTTCTGTTCGTGTAgaggagaatgtgtgtgtgtgtgagcatgtgtagACCCAGGATATACCttttgtttcagtgtgtgtgtgtgtgtgtgttcgtgtatGGAGGTtatactttgtgtgtgtctctgtgtgcgtgtgtaatgTGTAGACCCATGATAtactttgtgtttctgtgtgtgtgtgtgtgacggaggATATACTTTACTTAACTTAAAAAGATATATTGTGCAGACCTAGTTCCGAGGCAACCGTAGCAAAGCGGTGCACACaccgttttgagattgaacgtgccccagaTGAAGACGATTCTTGTCTTTTCAGCCAGAGTCCAGGAGGAGCAGGAAAGGGCGTGGCCTGATGTCGGCCAACAGTGACGAGTTTACTGAGGACCTCAAGCAAAAGAGGCCCAACAAGCCCGCCGGCGGCCTGCCTGGCGTCAGTCCGaacggagaggaggaggaggaggacgacgaggaggaggaggaagaggaagaggaggactcCGATGAAGATGACTCAGACGATGACGACGAGCTGGGCGAGGCCCCCGAGGGCGCGTACAACCCCGCCGACTACGCCAACCTGCCCGTCAGCACCGAGATCAAAGAGCTGTTCCAGTATATCACACGGTAAACAGAAACGCACAGCTGGAGGAAAACatgatcagtgttttccctagctctgtggaagacttaggtgggCGTATTTTGCAGGGGGGGGTCtcaagaacatttttttttcaacaacaaaaaataatacaattcaGATACAATACATTTTGTCTCTCCGTGtgattttgtcactttgtgtgattttgtcactttgtgtgattttgtcactttgtgtgattttccatctttttgtaatggtgttgtgtctctttttggtcatttgtgTGACAAAAGACTTCTCTGGGAGAAACCATAAACATCCAAATAAAAAGACTGTTGTCTCCCCTCAGCTACAGCCCTCAGCCCATCGAGCTGGAGCACAGCCTGAAGCCCTTCATCCCAGAATTCATCCCAGCTGTCGGTGACATCGATGCCTTCCTGAAGGTACCAACGCAAACTGTGTGCTTGTTCACTAGGGCTGCAGAAGCAGCCTGTTTGAGTCTCATTGTTGTtggtgcatttttcatttgatgtttttctgatcatttgtgCTGCCTGCGCGTTTTCGTGTCCCGGTTGTCCGTCTCGGTGGGTTGTCCGTAAATCATCCGATAACATCACTGAGAGACACAACGTTGCTGAATCTGAAGATTCTTCTTATTAACTGCAGCGGGATGGACCCACCAGTCAACTTCTGAGCAAGATATATTATTGTCTGCTGGAGGAAACTGTTGGACCTATTAGGAGCTGCAGTGCGTGCGATTCGGGCAACTCgtaataagacaaaaaaaatacaaattggaataataatacaaaaatgaatttgTCCATCCTTCACATTATCTTTTGAGTTTTTATTCCTCACAATTCTAGCTTTCAAATGTTActttcttttttagttttagtctCTTTTTCATTGTGAAATACCCATTGTATTACACCTGACCAAGTTCTACTGGTAGTAGTCCTGAAAAtgaccaaaaacgcttgtcttttactgctCAATATGTTgtagttttacaaacaagaaagtgaacAAGCTTAAGCGTGACAGACATTTTGCATCTACCATGTCACGTTCTTCTCATCACAAGCTAGTGAGAGTACACATCTGACAACTTTCGTGTAGgcgacttcaaaataaaagcacttcctgtgacggttaGACGTAAAACTGAATCACTGTTAAACGAATGAGGTTGTGTACCtcttcacatatcagctgtaagtcacgtactgtaaataatataaacaatgaGTTTtaaccacactataatttactaTTTCcttttagactgttttaaactaaacaacactAATtgcttattcaagtgctttaaacaaacatttcacaacaCCCCCCTTCATCTTTGGGACCCCCGTGACCTGACTGTGTCCTCTGTGTGGCGTTCAGGTGCCGAGGCCGGACGGTAAAGCGGACGACCTGGGTATGCTGTGTCTGGACGAGCCCAGCGTGAAACAGTCGGACCCCACGGTGCTGTCGCTCTGGCTGTCAGAGGAGACCAAGCAGCACGGAGCCAGCGAGGTACTGATGGTCATCGCCAacttgtaacacacacacacacacacacacttagtgtTTTCCCTATCTTTGTAGCAGACTTAAGTGTGCGTGTTCAGCGGGGGGTTTAGGCgtcctccctcaagaaaattTTACGTTTttccattaaaaaataaatacaaaaattgcAATTTCCCCATACATTTTGtgttattatcaccatatctgtatctaaaatgttggaaaagctagagcagataacaaataaataacaattaaaaaggtaaaagacaaaacttgctaaagaataGGGGTGTTATAACGAATAACAGGAGGATTCTCCTCGATGCAgcgacagaccataatcgattattgcctactgatgttgCTTATTGATTTTCTAGTCGCTGCTTTTTTTGTCTGCTGGGTTGAGACcccgctacattcaggaaggGTCTTTTtcaagagcagatacaataaaaaggggagttgGTATCTGACTGCTGGAATTTGTTGATGACAGTATGCGTGTGCATCGTGATATTGATGCCAATTGTTGACAGGATAACCGTATTTGAAttgtgagaccagtgaagattcaattcgattttatttatagtatcaaatcataacagagttatctcgagatactttacagatagagtaggtctagaccacactctataatttgttttggttgggggtgtgaaggcgatAATATTCACACCACTAAGACTTTttcaatttaaagaaaaaaatgccatacATTTTGTGTCCCTTTTGTGGgtttttgcgtctctttgtagtgtAGTGTTGTGTCCCTTTTTTGgtcatttctgttttctctggGGTTGTTTTGGTTCTCTGTATCATTTGGCGTCggtttgtgtccctttgtggtagctttgtgtctctctttcacatcattttggacagTTATTATCACCGTATCTGTTGTctgaaatgttggaaaagctagagcagataatcaataaataacaataaaaaagctTAAGAAGTCCAACCACAATCATTAGGTCTAAGAAAAGTCCTTTAGTTGCATTTATTTGGCTTAGtgtgctgcacctaaaccttacAATGGCAGGAATTTCATGCGCAGCAGTACCTCGAACGCCTCTTGGATCTGACCAACCTCTGACATTACACCCACAGGGTCCACAGACTTCACAACGGTTCCACAGGCGTCATGTGGCGTAGGCAACGTGTGTTTCCTTTAGGTAACCGTaggctgtaaaaaataaaaataaaatggacatAGCATCCGAGACGTCAACCTTTTTGGTTTGTGGAGGTTTTGAAGCCTCAAGTTTGGCGATATaagccatcttggttttttgcAACTGGATGTGCCGACTTACTTTTATACACTTATTTGCAAATCAAAtctacaaaacaaaataaatgaccCCCACAGCAGGTAATCGGTAGTTTCTGAGGTGTATTCCCCTCTCAAAGGCATAAGCTCCTGTTGAAATAATTCTAATCAAAACACAACAGAGGGCTCGGCCCAGTTAACTTTAAAGTGGacctattatatagcattttttaggttcatacttgtattttgggtttctactagaacatgtttaccgTACATgcttttaatgttcaaaaacactttctttttctcatactgcccgtTGCTGCTCAtttattcaccctctgtatgagacgctctgtttggagcgcctgtctctttaagctcctcttttttttttttataatttattatctgtctatatatatctctctctctctctctctctcctctctcacttCCAGTTGAAGAAGGTGACGAGTGTAGCCAGCCCCCAGTCCAACCCTCGGGCGGTGGACAGCTGGGTGGAGAGCATCAGCGCGCTGCACCGCTCCAAGCCCCCGGCCAGCGTGCAGTACAGCCGCGCCATGCCGGACATCGACAGCCTGATGCAGGAGTGGCCCGCCGAGCTGGAGGAGCTGCTGGGCCGCCTGCAGCTGCCGCCCGCCCGCCTCAACTGCAGCCTGGCCGAGTACACCGACGCCATCTGCGGCCTGCTGGACATCCCCGTTTACGGCAGCCGGATCCAGTCTCTGCACCTGCTGTTCAGCCTCTACCTGGAGTTCAGAGACTCGCAGCACTTCACGCGCAGAGCTTAGGAAGAGGCTGGAGGATCTACATCAGAGGGACACGCCTGGGGGGGGAGATGGAGGAAGAACTGAAAGCTGACATCCTGATTTTAAAGTCTGTATTCCGGCTGCTTTGCTTATGTTCCTCAAAGTGTCACagacagggttcaaaattaactttttcatccaccaaatggatagatagattactgtctttttttgggccggtgagtgaagcaaatttTCCAGCCCATTGCATATTTTagcagcatttggctggtaaacTGTGCTAATTTTGAGCCCTGGTCCCAGCAGTTGTTTATTGGTTCAGAAATTCTGGGATCATAAGTGAGACATTCTCAGTTTGTGTTCTGTTTTCCTTTTATACTGTCAAACTTTCAAATATATTATAACCTTATACAGCAGCTATGACGTCTAATTCCTTTGCACAATAGCTATCGCTCAGGTTAGACCAACGAACTGATAGCTAGAGCAACCGAGGGAAGTCGTCCATCACACAGAGCTGGTTTTAAGTCGTCACGGtatgaagaagagaaaaaaaaaagtgttctggGATTGGCTCCCACAGACCGTTCCCCAACTCCTAAAATACCAACGCTTTGTCTGGGTCTGATATCCATGCACACATGCCCGGACCGGCTATTGACTAAGGACAGAGAAGCTTCTATTAGACACACAGCAGGaatgtgacttcattctctgctcaggacaccattatactccactatatctttaaatACATGGCAAATATACCAGCACATTTCACCTAGCAATCTCAATAATGAACAGAAACAAAttcaagaaaaatgtgtgaaaagtAATCTggggaagtttttttttgccccaTCGGTGCTCGGATGCTGGCCTACAGTATACTTCTAGTTCTTTAGCCACATTTTCATGATTGCGTGTTACTTACTAAAGGAAGAGTATGAAGGGGTTTTCAACATTGTGGTGATTAGTACTTTTGCTGCGCTCCATTTACCTTCCCTTTTAAGTCAGAGGTCAGAAGTGGGAATGACATCCCACCAAGTTGACTGCGTTCCTGTTGCAAGTCAGAAATAAAACGGGCTAGGGGGAATCTAGTTAGCAACATTGATAATCCATGTGCGGTCATTTGCGCACGCAAACGCCATGTCCCCAGATAGCAGATGGGACAAGTACTGTGTGTACCGCCCAGCACACAGGAAACATTGGATCTGCTATTGTAGCCCCGAGTTACAGTGGAGCTATATGCTATATTGATGGCTGTGGAATGGGTGGGAGAATatagaccaggggtgtcaaactcagtttccctaagggccacactggaaaatgagaatcacatcgagggccagacatgtagagattgtgttttatttaagagaaaaagtccaatattttgactgtattattgcatgtatcATATACTGTggtcttctcacttacattttgggcaaataagcggcaaaaaagttggaaaacgGCCCAAAAAAACCCATC
This window encodes:
- the ift46 gene encoding intraflagellar transport protein 46 homolog, with the protein product MERAGRGKDTRLLKNQPYDESLEVNDPDEEASVYSPIPLSQRQPESRRSRKGRGLMSANSDEFTEDLKQKRPNKPAGGLPGVSPNGEEEEEDDEEEEEEEEEDSDEDDSDDDDELGEAPEGAYNPADYANLPVSTEIKELFQYITRYSPQPIELEHSLKPFIPEFIPAVGDIDAFLKVPRPDGKADDLGMLCLDEPSVKQSDPTVLSLWLSEETKQHGASELKKVTSVASPQSNPRAVDSWVESISALHRSKPPASVQYSRAMPDIDSLMQEWPAELEELLGRLQLPPARLNCSLAEYTDAICGLLDIPVYGSRIQSLHLLFSLYLEFRDSQHFTRRA